In one Musa acuminata AAA Group cultivar baxijiao chromosome BXJ2-5, Cavendish_Baxijiao_AAA, whole genome shotgun sequence genomic region, the following are encoded:
- the LOC135612920 gene encoding uncharacterized protein LOC135612920 — MFDCFVGGKFSGKCRSAVKRIKSRIEAIGKKKQAVLRLLKNDVADLLAAGRDSDAFGRIDALISEINQSSCYEMIEQFCDLILNQLPSLRKKRECPDGVSEAVSTLIFAAARFPDLPELCDLRHVFTKRYGGQTESFVNAEFVEKVQKKEFSKEKKLQLLQNIVEEFSIRWDSWAFEQKSSNSPAVKYEQPKRAVLTRSANDATPPMLTKINKEETLSKKNHEPTPITVARTQVQKPKNNYMISTFSTDQLHGTVVKTRKVNANEIENVEPYQIDAVVPPYGNLKIKQKGSCGNDDHRYVPRQRTTKVQEQLDPRGSEKQVGIMNSWNDKSNVVPPYTKSNGNSNKSQVIEKSANGLEYDRSQRHEEWSDPNAKERLPIRSVNNKGTAINMIPPYVKPKVNDISVNGDRMIQRLGSAGHNKPCHTNDNYKDQVPSDERIMSNSLLRNSQKPAVMETNEKSIYDEKLTSQTPRSQRRHRSRRSAGANGDYFDEGKNITRHPRAPIDDESDNAIVYGKLMSQTSPWHGRNGGKHNVTTYDEEYEKEMVMDRLLIHYSKKGTTNERIKTRRRTRISSMDHVLDSDRSMDNQCSSRFQPGPGVSAAHPPERAVSLPPEPVRSAEALKLPTQAILMQSDLLSPSGRRVHSRLPEYDELAYRFAALKKD, encoded by the exons ATGTTCGATTGTTTTGTGGGTGGGAAGTTCTCAGGAAAATG CCGGAGCGCCGTGAAGCGCATAAAGTCGCGGATCGAGGCGATCGGGAAGAAGAAGCAGGCCGTGCTGAGGCTCCTCAAGAATGACGTTGCGGACCTCCTCGCCGCCGGCCGTGATTCCGACGCCTTCGGAagg ATTGATGCACTGATTTCTGAGATAAATCAAAGttcttgctatgaaatgattgagCAATTCTGTGACCTTATCTTAAATCAGCTTCCAAGCCTAAGAAAGAAAAG GGAATGCCCTGATGGAGTGTCAGAGGCTGTGTCAACTCTAATTTTTGCTGCAGCTAGATTTCCAGATTTGCCAGAATTATGTGATCTTAGGCATGTTTTTACAAAACGATATGGGGGTCAGACGGAATCATTTGTAAATGCTGAG TTTGTGGAGAAAGTTCAGAAGAAGGAATTTTCCAAGGAAAAGAAGCTGCAGTTGCTGCAAAACATTGTTGAGGAGTTCTCCATAAGATGGGATTCTTGGGCATTTGAGCAGAAATCATCTAATTCTCCTGCAGTTAAATAT GAACAACCAAAGAGAGCGGTACTTACTCGTTCTGCGAATGATGCAACTCCACCAATGCTGACTAAAATCAACAAGGAGGAGACATTATCTAAGAAAAATCATGAGCCTACTCCTATAACTGTTGCACGGACACAAGTGCAGAAgccaaaaaataattatatgatttcaACTTTTAGTACTGACCAATTGCATGGCACAGTTGTGAAGACAAGAAAGGTAAATGCTAATGAAATCGAAAATGTGGAGCCATACCAAATCGATGCAGTAGTTCCTCCATATGGAAATCTAAAGATCAAACAGAAGGGAAGCTGTGGAAATGATGATCACAGATATGTTCCACGACAAAGGACAACAAAAGTGCAAGAACAGCTGGATCCAAGAGGCTCAGAGAAGCAAGTTGGTATAATGAATTCTTGGAATGACAAATCCAATGTGGTTCCTCCATACACCAAGTCAAATGGGAATAGCAATAAAAGCCAAGTCATAGAAAAGAGTGCAAATGGCTTAGAGTATGATAGATCACAAAGACATGAAGAATGGTCAGATCCTAATGCAAAGGAAAGGTTGCCAATCAGGTCGGTGAACAACAAAGGTACAGCGATCAATATGATTCCACCATATGTAAAACCAAAAGTCAATGATATTTCGGTAAATGGTGATCGAATGATTCAAAGGCTTGGCTCTGCTGGTCATAACAAACCTTGTCATACTAATGATAATTACAAGGATCAAGTTCCCAGTGATGAGAGAATTATGTCTAATTCTTTGCTGAGGAACTCCCAGAAGCCAGCAGTCATGGAGACTAATGAGAAATCCATTTATGATGAGAAGCTTACCAGCCAAACACCAAGAAGCCAAAGAAGGCACAGAAGCAGGAGGAGTGCTGGTGCCAATGGTGATTATTTCGATGAGGGGAAGAACATAACTAGACACCCAAGAGCACCGATTGACGATGAGTCGGACAATGCTATAGTTTATGGAAAACTTATGTCACAAACATCACCATGGCATGGAAGAAATGGGGGCAAGCATAATGTCACCACATACGATGAAGAGTATGAGAAAGAAATGGTTATGGATAGGCTCTTGATTCACTATAGCAAAAAAGGGACAACAAATGAGCGCATCAAGACAAGAAGGAGAACCAGAATTTCATCCATGGATCATGTTCTTGATTCAGATAGATCTATGGATAACCAGTGTAGCAGCAGATTCCAACCTGGCCCAGGAGTATCAGCAGCACATCCTCCCGAGAGAGCTGTCTCATTGCCACCAGAACCAGTTAGGTCAGCTGAAGCTTTGAAGCTTCCTACTCAAGCTATTTTGATGCAGTCTGACTTGCTAAGTCCTAGTGGCAGACGAGTGCATTCAAGACTACCCGAATATGATGAATTGGCTTACCGTTTCGCTGCCTTGAAGAAGGATTGA